A window from Triticum aestivum cultivar Chinese Spring chromosome 6D, IWGSC CS RefSeq v2.1, whole genome shotgun sequence encodes these proteins:
- the LOC123144905 gene encoding protein disulfide isomerase-like 5-3 yields the protein MPPMAVDKQRLLPLFVLALVTACLVSGGEEPARFQIPRDGSVVELDEGNFEAAVAAVDFLFVDFHAPWCGHCKRLSPQLDEAAPVLAGLSTPIVVAKVNAEKYKKLRSKYGVDGFPTLMLFDHGVPTEYTGSRKAGQLVESLRKLVAPDVSVLKSDAAIKSFVQEAGVGFPLFIGFGVDESSIAEYGARYKKKAWFSTAKDFSEDLMAVYDFDKIPALVSLNPKYNEQSVFYGPFEGTFLEDFIRQSLLPMTVPINAETVKMLKDDDRKVVLAVLQDDSDETSMRLIKILRSAANANHDLVFGYVGVNQWEEFTEPFHDSKSSQLPKLVVWDKDEKYEVVEGLEKLEEGDHGSQISRFLEAYRAGRTIKKTFGRRFPTLLGVNALYILLLLVAVLVVLMFFSGQGEEDRQPTRAHQE from the exons ATGCCGCCGATGGCCGTGGACAAGCAGCGGCTGCTTCCTCTCTTCGTTCTCGCTTTAGTGACGGCTTGCTTGGTGAGTGGCGGAGAGGAGCCGGCGAGGTTCCAGATCCCCCGAGATGGGAGCGTGGTGGAGCTGGACGAAGGCAACTTCGAGGCGGCGGTGGCCGCCGTCGATTTCCTCTTCGTGGACTTCCACGCCCCGTGGTGCGGCCACTGCAAACGCCTCTCCCCGCAG TTGGATGAAGCTGCTCCGGTTCTTGCTGGGCTGAGCACGCCAATTGTAGTCGCGAAAGTAAATGCAGAGAAGTACAAAAAGCTTAGGTCCAAATATGGAGTAGA TGGCTTCCCTACGCTTATGCTTTTTGACCATGGAGTCCCCACAGAGTACACTGGTTCAAGGAAGGCCGGCCAGCTCGTTGAGAGCCTGAGGAAGCTCGTCGCACCTGATGTTTCTGTTCTCAAGTCCGACGCAGCAATCAAAAGTTTTGTCCAGGAAGCTGGTGTGGGTTTTCCATTATTTATTGGATTTGGGGTGGATGAATCCTCCATCGCCGAGTATGGAGCAAGGTACAAGAAGAAGGCATGGTTTTCTACAGCAAAGGATTTCTCTGAGGATTTGATGGCCGTGTATGATTTTGACAAGATTCCAGCATTGGTTTCTCTCAACCCAAAATATAACGAGCAGAGTGTTTTTTATGGACCCTTTGAAG GAACCTTCTTGGAGGATTTTATACGGCAATCCCTGCTTCCGATGACTGTGCCCATCAATGCAGAGACTGTTAAGATGTTAAAAGATGACGATAGGAAAGTTGTCCTTGCAGTTCTGCAGGATGATTCTGATGAAACTTCCATGCGGTTGATAAAAATTTTAAGGTCTGCAGCCAATGCAAACCATGACCTAGTGTTTGGATATGTGGGAGTCAACCAATGGGAGGAATTCACCGAGCCTTTCCATGATTCTAAGAGCTCACAGCTGCCAAAGTTGGTAGTCTGGGACAAAGATGAGAAGTATGAAGTG GTTGAGGGTTTAGAGAAGTTGGAAGAAGGTGATCATGGATCCCAAATTAGTCGTTTCCTCGAGGCATATAGAGCTGGAAGAACAATAAAGAAGACATTTGGCAGACGTTTCCCAACGCTGCTTGGTGTGAATGCGTTGTACATCCTCCTCTTATTGGTGGCTGTGCTTGTTGTTCTAATGTTTTTCTCTGGGCAAGGCGAGGAAGACCGCCAGCCAACACGAGCCCATCAAGAATGA
- the LOC123144906 gene encoding trafficking protein particle complex subunit 12, giving the protein MSATSALGSPATSAAAAPLPDLSIPYDLATRGQWQALLANLAHPSHAHHPHHRLLLSALSALSLAKLRRFSDGAALLASLHPDPGCPPPPFLLRLLHALLPLFFPDRPLALDRLYTLLSSVRARPDAQHPEWRRRDALVSSILASDHLAHREFDVAIALVTELVAREPDNPVLLSRLAYAHLQIGNLAAASAVFQHVESVAAGDSSHDSLLSRNRALECIVAKDYAAAVREYERCIEADPADAIAVNNKALCLMYSRDLGDAIKVLEGALETMPTAALNETVVVNLCSMYELAFVNHGEVKRTLADWITRVAPDDFDKSCTRM; this is encoded by the coding sequence ATGTCTGCCACTTCCGCCCTGGGgtctccggcgacctccgccgccgcggcccctcTGCCCGACCTCTCCATCCCCTATGATCTAGCCACGCGTGGACAGTGGCAAGCGCTGCTCGCGAACCTCGCCCACCCCTCCCACGCCCATCACCCGCACCACCGCCTCCTCTTATCTGCGCTCTCGGCGCTCTCCCTCGCCAAGCTCCGCCGCTTCTCCGACGGCGCCGCCCTACTGGCCTCGCTTCACCCAGATCCCGGCTGCCCGCCGCCGCCCTTTCTTCTCCGCCTCCTGCACGCTCTCCTCCCGCTCTTCTTCCCCGACCGCCCCCTCGCTCTCGACCGCCTCTACACGCTCCTCTCATCGGTCCGCGCCCGCCCTGACGCCCAGCATCCCGAGTGGCGCCGTCGTGACGCCCTCGTCTCGTCAATCCTCGCCTCCGATCACCTCGCCCACCGCGAGTTCGACGTCGCCATTGCCCTCGTGACTGAACTCGTCGCCCGCGAACCGGACAACCCGGTCCTGCTCTCCCGCCTCGCCTATGCCCACCTCCAGATCGGCAACCTCGCTGCCGCCTCCGCGGTCTTCCAACACGTTGAATCCGTCGCGGCCGGCGACTCCTCTCACGACAGCCTCCTGTCTCGTAACCGCGCGCTCGAGTGCATCGTGGCTAAGGACTATGCCGCAGCGGTGCGGGAGTACGAGCGCTGTATTGAAGCTGACCCGGCTGACGCCATCGCCGTGAACAACAAGGCGCTGTGCCTAATGTACTCGCGGGACCTCGGCGATGCCATCAAGGTGCTTGAGGGAGCGCTGGAGACGATGCCCACGGCGGCACTCAACGAGACAGTGGTGGTCAATTTGTGTAGCATGTACGAGCTTGCCTTTGTCAACCATGGTGAGGTCAAGCGAACCCTTGCCGATTGGATCACGAGGGTGGCACCAGACGACTTCGACAAGTCCTGCACACGCATGTAG